The nucleotide window taattataaattgaaaaaaataattatttctcaaaaataaaatacaaattattcCTGTATATTCTTgtgtattattatgtattttatttaatatacaaAAGTGTATATGAGAGTACACAAGAGTACACAGaaataaatcatattttatttttagaaaataattatttttttaatttataattaaaaaatacttgtTAAATATTGCTTATTTCAGTTTCTCGATATTTTTTGAGACGATAATAATGGTTGCCATTGTTAAATATGAtttgttttcttaatttataatttcaaaaaatcttttaaaagtcATGCTTATTATTTGggtatttttgtgtattatttATAAATCTATATACTCTTTTGGAGACGATGACATGGATTAAAAAcgtgtattttaaaaattttaaaggaaagtTCAGGAGAGGGAACAACAAATTTGCTAGCTTTTACAGAATTTGTCAGTAGTTTAGAGAACTTGTGGgaataccaaaaaaataaaattaaagtccAAAAATCTTGCGTagtgaaataataaatttttttattttattttaaaagaaattattgGCCTCATTTTATTATGTGTCTTGGAAACAGAAAGGAACACTAGGGACTCGAGGCTTAACTGCAAAACCTTATCTTTTGTGCTAAATTGTCTAAGTGAAGAGGTAGAATATTGAATGTGATCTATTGTTGACAGTTTATTATAACAAGTTACTTTCATCGTGCTTCTCATATAGATATAATCAGATATCAGTTGAAGAACAATGCCAGGGTTTTCAGTTGCTAGCTGACTTGTTTCGCCTTGGCACGTGAAGGATTAATAACCACGAATCTTCTGCCAACCTTTGGTAACAACACGTAAGTGCACATTCATTTCAAGTTAGTCTCTTATCCATAATTTGTTGTTCTCTTGGTCAACAGGTACTTTGATGTGTGCTCAAATTATATTTGAGTGCCACGTGACAGGATATTGTGGGAGGAAAGACTCGAGCATTTCTGAGTGACTAGACTTTGGGACAAATGGATAAGGGAAAAAGACTTTTGTTTCCAACGGAAATTTAAATTCCCTTTCGATCTTTATTGTGTCAGTAACTATGTAGTatgtaatttatatttgaattagagtttaaattgattttataaatttgattttgGTAAAATGTGATGTTAACAGatttatatttgattaatttatattaaaatgaattaaatttatgtGTTAAAATTTAGTACTCTTTTGATTATAATTTGTTAGTACCcttttttaatattctttttgtatttaattatatccttctaataaaatttatattataaaaattaataataataaataaaatatatactaatttaagaacatatggtaaaaaatatacaaaattaaataaaaaaataaagttctataaaaaaatatgtattaataaaaatgattaaaaaaaatttatatcaacaataaatactaaaaattctattaaaaaaatacaatattatacataagtgaatataaaaaaaatctaaacaaaaatattcatattattaataagaaaaataaataaataaattgataaaaattaaaacttaacaaagagtgctaataataatataaaaaatatttgtttgtaAAGTAAAGTCATGAGAAAAATTCAAGAACTCTAATcattatttttggtattttttattgtaaatgaaattgaatggcaaaattaataaaatgtcaattaattttttaatttatcaagtGAAGGCAAAAACTATCATTCGTTGTTTTCGGCGATCAAAAAAATTGAACTTCTAACGTGTTTATCAAACACACCCCTACTTCTGACTCGACCTGTAATGTCGCCATGCTATACCGCCAATGATTTTAAATTGGCATGCATTAAGCGATCTTAATACAACGAATGACCGtaatgaaaattatttaaataattttagtattaaaattcatcaaaatcaGTAGTAAAATAGCTATTCATTAATAcagtcaaatattttttaaataatttcagcggcaagaatcaacaaataactcaataatttaatatttttcatcaatCTCAGAGATTAATTTAACTTATTCCAACCACCTAAAtctattaaaatagaaaattaaactaactaaattttactaattaattaacttgaagtaacaagatttgaaaaagagttgaaacaAAATATCTTGAATGCAGACCAACAAAAAACGGAAAAGAGAGGTGGAGGTACAGTGGCGACAGAAACAGAAGTAGCAGGGAGATGAAAATGTTAGAGAGAGAATAAGAGGGTGAGTGATTAGAGAGAGAGGAAGGTGAgaagttagagagagaaaataaattctaaataaaGGAGGAGAGGGTTCACGGTTCAAATTTAGGGCACGATCATCGGATTTACCGGCGGATCACCAAAATGCAACAttccattaaaaatttgatgGTAACTCTGACACTAAATTTGGTGcctatttatcttatttttctgcCAAAGGTTACCGACAACTTTATTGTCGGAAGAGGCTATCTGCCGGTAATTATTTGACATGGTGAATCCCACAACAAAATCATcgctaaactctaaaccatgaCAAATTCAAATCACAACAATAATTTCAGATCTACAATTGGAGCTTCTGATTTAGGGACCAACCTACTTAAATGTGGAACACAAGCTCTGAACGCTGACGATCTTATGTGATGGGGAACAAAATTGGCTGAGGAAGACGACGAGGTCCACAGTGGCATAACCACCCGACACGATGAGTcgatgattatatatatatatatagagagagagagagagagggagagagagagagggagggagggagggagagagagattTAAGCTGATCCACCACTTGCATCCGCTTTCCATAAATTTTCTTGTCTCTATTGGTTCTACTCATATCTGTGAAGCTTTTTGTCGGTGTGTGCTTATCATCGTCTTTTTCGAACTCTATAAAACGGGTAGATTGGACTATGGGAGAGAACGAAGGTGAGAGCgaggatgagagagagagaaaaacatattgagaggtttgttacttgtgagaGGAAGAAGCAAGTTAAGGATTAAGGAGGGTGAGAGTTTTCACACTCAGCAGCAGCAGAgctcaacaaaaattcaaaagggTTTAGAGTTTTTGAGTTTGAGGAGAACAATAAGGgtgtttttataatttagaaaataTTGAGGTGTTCTAGATTAGGTTTTTTATCCTTAACTTTagaatattcattttttaaatagaatatttCGTTAATTCGGACCTTTTTTTTTACGGTacagacttaattaaaaaattaaatggtaTAAGGatctaattgaaaagaaaaaatatatacaaactcAATTGAAAATTCGATAAAATTATAGGGACcgacagagtaattaaactataaaataaataaagttaataactaaaagaagaataaaaaaataaaaaaatttgaaaattatataattatcaatttttgtagttttaattactcttttatttaattaaaaaataaaaataaaaatttttggttCGTGGATTTAccagatttttttatttggcgGATTCCAAATCCTAATCTGACTCGCTCTTTTTGCCGAGTTTTAGAGATCTTCATGGATCGGGCCAGGTTTAAGTTGGCCCCGAATCCAGCCTTAAAAGACCAATGGGTCTATTTTAACCGGATCTGAAAGTGGTATGAAATAAACCAGGTTAAACTAGATTGATTcgatattcaaaataaaatattttaaaacaaaactaatatcgtataatataaaaaaatattaatgaagtataaaagtatattataacattacaaattttactctaaaatatatatatttttgttgtaaaaaAAACTTCGAGCCACGCCGAGTGATCCGAAGCACAACCCAAACCTGACCCAAAAATAACATTGAGTAGAAATGACAAATCCGAACCTGACAAAATATGTCCTGAGTTCGGGCTTGGTTTTGGTCGGACTTGGTCTTGAACACCCGTAGCAGATTCTATAGGGTTGGTTCGGTGAGTTCGACCCATTTTGCCACCCCTAATTATTCCATAAACAattttatttgacaaaaaagacatagaaaaaagaatcaagggatgtaAGACTAGCCTAATAAAAAACTCCTaatagataaaattataaataccttATAGATCTAGTCAACTATGGAGAGTATTTAGAAAAGACTTGGGAGTTTGAGGATGGTAGAGTTAATAGCAAAAAATCTTCCAACAGAGGAGAAGATTTAACAGGAAAAGCATTACAAAAAGCAAATATGAAATTAAACAATTGTAGATATAATGTCATGTATTATTTTCAGAAACCTATCCCAAAGACAATGAAACCAAAAACTCTACAACATTCACAACTAACTAACAATTGTCTTCTTCAACCTATATCTCCCAACACCTCCAACCTCCGACCATGGTCACCTCTATTTGCATCATCCAATTAAATCTAAAATTGATAAACTTAGTatattaattttcaatcaaaacaTCATTAGAAACTAATTTCTAAACTCTCCAACACAtaataaaatttacaataagCCGATTTCATGagcataattatatttttaccgATCCCCTTCAATAGCATGAAAACTCTATTTTCACTAACCAAAGCCTTCACTACTGTCGGTTAGAAACAACAAAGCACTCAAAAGTGAAATGTAATTGTGCTTCCTCAACTTCTATCACATTCATTCGTAGACGTTTGTAGCCTCCCTTTGAGCTATCCATGGCCTTCAAGCAAGTCTGGGTGACTTCAGCATCAACCATGTCATGAGAGAAATTAATTACTGTGCCGATACTTTGGCCAAACACACCCATGGTCCCTTGGCGGGAATTCCTCAATTTGTTTCTCATCTCTCGTTTCTAGTTCcgtcacttttttttttgtcagtaGATTGGATAACTTCTATTCTTAGGTACCCTAATGAATTGAGGAACCCCCAATTCTAGGTACACAACACACCCACACACTCTTACCACATTTTTTCCTCTATTGCAATCTCTAGAATTTGAATCCTAGACCTTTGAGGTGGGAAAGTAAAAATATGCCATGTGAACTAAGGCTCATTAGTTAGTTCCGTCACTTGAAGCTGATAAAAGAGGAAGGTGTTTACTAGAGTAATTAGAATGtagtttttattcttttatcttGGGCCCTTGACCcatgaacaataaaaaaatagatgattttataatttttttattatacaataGTGAGACATGTGATCTCAATCTCATTATCTCGAGTTAAGTCTTACTTTGGTCTTTAAAATTGGCGAGTTGCACTGATTTAGCCTCACTTTTCAATTATTACAATTTGGTCCTCGCATATtcaaaaaaatgcatcaatatAGTCTCTCGTGTATTTTTCGTTACCGGAACTCAACGCCGTTAGTGACATGACTCAAGTCTTGCCACGCTTGACATATTAAAACGACGTCGTACGCATTTTGATACTAAAGAAGGCATTAATCTACATTCGTTTGAGGATTTAAACAATTTTGTCATAACCAAATTCCTTATCATAACCCTCAAACGATGTCGTCCAGCGTGGCAAAATTTGAGTTAAGTTACTAACAGTGTTGAATTCCAGTGACGAAAAATATACGAAGGACTATATTAGTACactttttaaatttagagaCCAAATTGTAACAATTAAAAAGTCAAGAACTAAATCAGTACAACTCGTCAATCTTATAGACCAAAGTAGAGTTTAACTTCATTATCTcgttatataattttatgtatttttaatatgtattaaaaatatatttttataaaataataattaaaattaataaataatttaatcatattatttaatataacacATACTTATACCTTAATTAATTGAAgatatatttgtatttattatccAAATACAATCCAATCATGaccaaatattttatatttacatcAAGCAAGTATGGCCACGCATTAAAAGCTGTGAATGACAAATTGACAAGAAAAGAAATAGAGTAAGGATTAATTATAAGTTTgtttaaaaacaaaaggaaaaaaatagtgTGAGCTGGTACTCTCATCCAACAAAGATACCGGTGGCGGTTGAACAGGTGACACGTGGCGTAAAGAAAGTGGAATAAGTGACACCAATAGTGGTGGGATCCAAATGCTCACGTGTATGCTCATATATAAGAGTAAATCTCGGGATTCGCAGCCATAGTCGAAGAAGCCCAGCCCAGCCCGGATCTGATCTCATCATCACATcgctctctcttcttcctcccctTCTCTACCActacttctacttcctcttctCTTCAATTTCTCGCATTCAATCTCACTCTCAATTCAAATGCTTCAATTCACacattcctcttcttcttcttcctctccctcACGCTCCTTTCATTTCTCATTCGACAATTATCCCTCACATTCCATTTCTGTCCTCACTATCATTTTGTGATAGACGCAAAGCAGCAACTAAACAGTTAGTTACGAACTGCAACTACATTTGCATTTGCGTTTTGACCTAATTTATGCGTCAATGTGATTTGGCGTTAATGGCGGCAAGTTCTAGAGGCTTCTCCACCACGCACTTCGATTTCAAGCTACGAGTTAGGCGACTCAGTGTTGCTCTCCAGCCTAACACTAACGTCCTCGGTTTCGGCTCCAGGAAGCGCAGGAAGGTCTGCTCCGGTGCCGACCGAGTTCGACTCGGTAGTTTCCAACTGCGATGCTGCTGTTCCGACTCGGTTACTCCGATTCGCAGAACGAGTGGTCCTGGCGGCAACGGCGGCGACAAGAATGACGAATGGCGCTTCGATGCAAAGAAAAAGCCTCACTCTCACACTCTGAGAGTCAGAATTCAGGCTTCTCCTGCCGCAATGCCTTTCGCTTCTCCGCCGTACGTCTATATATAGAATGGTTGTTTTCTTAGTTGTTTGAAATTTATTCGTATAGGTCTCTGGAGTTTGCATGTATTGGCTTGATATCGATGCTGTGACTTTTGTGGTTTTAAAATGATATTGGATCTGTAGTATGTTCTATACGGATTATGAAACAAAACGTTCCTGCATCAGTGCTAACCTACTACGCCTTTTTGTTTCGGCTCAATTTTTTGTGTAGTAGTGTATATGTCATGAATTACGAATATCATTGCAAATGATTTTTTAGGAATTTCCATAGCttattttctgatttcaaaCGTACTTGGAAGATGCTTGTGATTGTGATGTCCATGTTCTGGTTTGTAATATAATAGATGAAAGTGGCTTTATATATGCATCTGTCACTATGTAATGTAGGAAGATGCATCGACCATTAAGCAGAATGATCAATGagggtaaaataattttagtattttcgATTGTATCCTCGACTTCTGAAGGCTGATGTAATTATGTTTATATCCACAAAGATTTCTTAATTTATCCTAACTATTATACTggttttaaaatgaaaataattagGCGTTGATTTTGTCATCATACTGAAATGTTCTGATCTACCTCTAGGAGCAAAGAAGGATGAAAAACACTTTTCATTGTTTCTTTTCTGTTTAGGCTTTCTGGTCGTCCACAATGTTTTCTCAAGAAAAATTAAGATGCTTTGGTTTGGGAAGCAATTATAACTCTGAATGTTAAATTGGGTGTTGTTTATAGATTCACACAATCTGTGGTGgttgaaactttttttttaatcaatgatCATGGTGCTTCATGATGGCCACAGATCCTTTCTGAAGCAGGAAAAATTCTTTCCTCGTTGCACCCCGAGAAATTCTGGTCCACAATCACGTGATACGCCACCAAAAAGAGGTACTTCATAATCGCCATATTTACCACTTTATATATGCTCTGAACATTAACAGAGGCCATTTTAGATATGTACATTGCTCAATAATGGAGTGCTGAATATTATATCTGTTTATCTTTACTGGTTCTTCCACAGACACTGGTATAGCAAATGAGAAAGACTGGGGTATTAGCTTgttaaatgaaaatattaatgagACCGGCACTAATGAAGATGGCAGTACCTGGTACAGAGAAAGTGGTGAAGAACTGGGTGAAAATGGATATAGATGTAGATGGACAAAAATGGGTGGTCAATCCCATGATACTTCCTCAGAATGGAAAGAAACGGTACTTGTTTTGGTTTAGTGTGAGAGTAAACCTATCGAAGAAGATTATGTTAACAAAATTTCTTGAATGCAAGCTTTCATTTCggttatttttctatgcttagTTATCAAATATATTCTTATTCAGTACCAGCAAATTATCttggtttttttttaaagagaacattagactatatatatatatatatatatggatctGATTGTATTTCCAAGCTGCAGACCGGAAATATTTCCATACTTTCTTTTTGTTGTGGGATGATTTATAgtaaaactaaaaacaaaaatgatagcAACATTATGGAATGACTTGCTGGTGCTTTTAAAGACAGAGCTTGTAATATCACACCTTTTCAACTGAATACTTCCGTAGCTtagataaatatattatttggcAAATATGGTTGCATGTAATGGGAAGAGGATCTTGATGGTTAACACTTTCTATTACTAGGAAATGTTGAGCACTAATCTGCAATCAGATATTTCTAGGAATTTGGTTTTTACTCTTGGAGCAGCTCTAGTTTGAAAGTTAATGTTATTACTGATTTTCATGAATTTAATGCTGATTGACCTTATAAGAATCTTCATTTTTTGACAAGGGTAATTTCTAGTTATCCCTGAAGTGTCATCACAGTGACCCATCCTTGCACATACAAGTGAAATCATAACGTTGGAATTAtcttaaaatatttgaatttattgCCTAGACATTTTTAAAACCTGAATTTCTACATTTTAAATGCTTTACATATGTGGTTTCTTTCATTTGCTTTTGGTCGTTTCTCTTTACTTTAAACTCTAGAATATGGATGGGACTAAATGTTATTCTGGAGtttatttgtaaataaatattGTCTTTTGGAAATCTTTGAGGgcttcttccattttttttttttatgtcacTTAAGACTTATCTTTTGTTAAATCAAGCAGCTGGATAGTTCCATTGGCATCTGATATGTGTTTATATGTTTTGAGTATACTCCATTGACATTTCTTATAGCTGAATCAAGCATATAATctcaaaacaaattttgaaGTATATTTAAGTTGGTATCCTTTTAAGAATTACATCAACTGTCTTCCAAGCCGGACTCATTCTTTATATGTTTTCTTGAAAATATTCATAACCCTATCAGTATCACACCCCAGGTGGATTCATTTAATTGGCTTTATTGATCTAATTGACAGTGGTGGGAGAAGAGTGACTGGACCGGATATAAAGAGCTAGGTATATTAGTTCCTTTGTGTTCAATTCACTAGCCTGAACTTACTAGGACACTCGTGAGAGTTCCTAGTTGCAGGACTGTTGCATTCTTATTTTTCGACTCTTACAAAATCTAATTTCGTGGGTGCAGATGAttagttttttatgtttttgcagGTGTGGAGAAATCTGGTAGAAATTCTGAAGGGGATTCTTGGTGGGAAACTTGGCAAGAAAATCTTCAGCAAGATGAATGGAGGTCAttactttatttttctgcttgttGTGGATGAATGAACCCTAAACATTCTTAAACCATATTCTGGCATGTTTAAATTTGCAGTAACATAGCAAGAATAGAAAGGAGTGCACAAAAACAAGCTAAATCAGGAACTGAAAATGCAGGATGGTATGAGAAGTGGTGAGTTAATGTCTCTTGTGCATTTATATTCATCGTATTACTCAAATGAATTTATGATATGACTGTTTTGAATTTGTGTAGGTGGGAAAAATATGATGCTAAAGGCTGGACTGAGAAAGGGGCACATAAGTATGGTAGACTGAATGAGCAATCATGGTGGGAAAAGTGGGGAGAGCATTATGATGGGAGAGGATCTGTTCTCAAATGGTTTGTATTCTAACTTTCCTATCTAAAGAGTTTGCTTTATTCTCATCTGCATTTGCATGTTGCGAATGTGTAACACATCATTAATATAgccttagtttttctttttgcaaTGATTCTCTGTTAGTGTGTGCGTGTTTGTGTGTCTGTATCCATGAGTTAACATTTGTTTACATTTGTAAAAATTGATACACTTATATCATCTAAATAACTTATTGCAGGTAATATAGAACTGTTGAATTGTATGTAGCTAGTACGCTAATCACattaacaaaattttgaacagaAAATTTCATTTCTTATGAGATTATATCATAAAGTTGTGTTAGATGATATATGTGTTTCTATCTGGACAAATATTGATGGATGTGAATTCACATGAGATGTTGTGGGCATGACCTACATGATGTACATTCAGACTTTCCAACAGTGGAGTTTGTGAAATTTTGCTCCTATAAAATATCATTCGGTAGTTGAAGGTTGATTTTGATATAATGTAATATCAGCCGATACTGTGTTTACAAGTgttatatgatattttttgcTGGACCTCTTCAAATTTTAGCTTGCTTTGCTTGttattttttcttgctttattttattttatggccTCCTATGGCTATACCTTTGTCAATTTTCCTGTAGATTTCTTTGGAAAAGGGGATATGAGTATAAAAATTTCTGGCTATACTAGTTCTGAATTTTGTCTTCTATTTCTTTGCTCCTTGTTGAAACTTCCTCAGGACAGATAAGTGGGCTGAAACTGAGCTTGGAACAAAATGGGGAGACAAATGGGAGGAAAGGTTTTTTAAAGGCATAGGTTCCCGTCATGGGGAAACATGGCATGTATCTCCAAGTGGTGAACGTATGTACTGTAATTTAAGCTTCCACATAAAGTCTACTCCAACATTTATTTCATACTTAGTAGTTCCCATTAAGTAACCAAATGCCATCTGTTTTCATTCCATACTCCATATTGCGATACTCGAATGGAGGTAGTCTTGGAGTTTCATTCCACTTGAAGCTTGGCTCATTGTCTGCATTGgcaatttttaaagttttatttGTGCATCTTTTGACACTGAATAGTTGGACATCCCCGAAAACAAGACATTACTGATTTTATTCTGTGGACatcacttgttttattctgcTCTCCAgttttttctcaattttctcGTAAAGTTAATGATAAAAGGTTTAGCTGCTGCAAAGGGCACTTGTCACGTTATTTCACTCTTCAACATAACAATATTGCTTTAATGTGTTTTCTTAAGTGAATgcattttttttccctttacCAGGTTGGTCAAGAACTTGGGGAGAAGAGCACTTTGGAAACGGGTATGGAGCCATACACCTGATTGTTCGGATATATTTGCTCATGACGATAGCTTATTGTGAATTGGAAGTATTGAATAAATCTATTTCCAATGATATGAAGCTTTTATGCACCAGTCCCAATATTTAATGCACTTCCTCAAAATGCATTTCTGAAATATCAAGGAGTGTTTAGTCTCTCTTATATTTTCGTTTTCTAATTATCATGCTCGTTACTAATCGTGATTATTTATCATaagaaacttaaaattaaaaaattggtgCTACATACACGCCTATTTCTACTTGATTCGACTTTTGTCTGCAACAGGAAGGTACATAAGTACGGAAATAGCACTACGGGCGAAAGCTGGGATATAGTTGTGGACGAGGAGACTTATTATGAGTAAGAATGTTATTCTCAGCTACCAATATTTATTGAAATTGGTCCTTAAAAGATTACTCGTTTTTTCAACTTGATTACTCgtttttaatcaaattcgtcttttaaagattttaaattaatcatattagtTCTTTTGCCACTTTTTTGTTGATGgtatcaaaatttgttaatgTGACACGTTAAGTGACACCACAACACACTTCTAGGAGTCTCAATTGACTatttcatataataaatttatgaaattggATCAAATCAAAACTTAATTGAGAGGAGAACTTGAGGTATTGGAATTCCTTAATTTGAGGttaatttgatctaattttttaaattaatcatgttAATAGTCAATTAGAAATACTAAATGTGTGTTGTGATGTTACTTAACGTACCACATCAACAAACTTTGACACCGTTAGCAATGAAAGTAACGGAAGGACTaacatgactaatttaaaatcttcaaagaacgaatttgattaaaaaagtcTTTCGGGGACCTTTTTGGAGAATGAGTGATCttttaaagactaatttgaCCATTTACTCAACATTTAAcatgtataaataaatttacagatcaaTTTTAATACTCTTACTGTCACGTGTCAACCATTCATATCTTTACATGACTTTCGAAATAATTACAAGAGTCGAACAATTTTAATAGTGACTATATACGATTAGTTCACTGCCAAAAATGTTTAGTTAACAAATTTTGATTGCCTGTATTATAAATGAAGTTTGGCCCGCTTTAAGCTTACTTAAATTACTTTGCCAATTGAAAACCTTTTTTGAAGTGGAATGGGTGTACATTCcaaaatatatttgatttgattatgaATATGGCATGTATTCCATTTGGATTTGAGAATGTTTGTGACTGTATGAAGGGCTGAACCTCACTATGGATGGGCGGATGTGGTGGGTGATTCAAGCCAATTACTCTCGATTGAACCTCGGGCGAGGCCACCGGGTGTCTTTCCCAGTTTGGACTTTGGTACACCGCCATCACCCGAAGCTGAGCAGGACTCACCTGATGATTTGCCTCCCTCGCAATGACAGAACCACATTCTCTAATTTGGTCAGTTTTTTCAGAGCAACCCATCGTAATGCGGGAAGCTCCATTTGTACAAGATGTGGATCAATCATTTTATTCATTCTTTCCcatattttaattgttttccatttttctctcttctctcccttttttcttttttaaaaacatCTTTTGTCTTTCCCCTCGTTAAACTCTGCATTGATGATATTCATGTTTAGTTATTTACTGCTCATGAAATTATTTGATACTTTGGACATCGGCCaacaatttctttttcttctcttaatttttactTGCCCACTATTTTAATACTTGATTAATTCGTTAAATGAAAAATTGGTtccttaacaaaataaaaaattctacaaTGCGAAATTTAGTTTCATGAATAATTAGATGAACAAAACTTGTGAAAATACATTTTAGATTCCAAATCCCACGAGGATATTCTTTTTGcgtttaaaacttaaatttattCATATCTATTTTAGGGTTTGAAATCCTAAAATGTTTTGTAATAGGGGTTTGAAACTATTGCAAAATAGCGTAGCTGGGTTGCTTCTTTATTGTTTAAaactttgaatttaaatatttttaggttttgaaattctaaatatttttattttagtttgaaactccacaaatatatttttttagggttCTAATCCcaaactattaattttttagagtttgaaatgctaaataattttatagtaGACGTTTAAAATCCTCGCAACACTTAGGTAGCATTTGTTTTATATGTTTAGTACTTAgagattgaaattaaaattttaatcaattttgaGACAATTTGAATCTCTTAACCACttctaaaaaataaagacacacgaaattgatattttttaagataaaaattaaaattttaatatttttttaaaaattcttttatttaatttttattttaaatttattcttcaatttttatatttattttaaactaaacATAACACTaatataattcaatttaatatattttatactaaatataataCAGAaacttaattta belongs to Arachis duranensis cultivar V14167 chromosome 8, aradu.V14167.gnm2.J7QH, whole genome shotgun sequence and includes:
- the LOC107460242 gene encoding uncharacterized protein LOC107460242, which produces MRQCDLALMAASSRGFSTTHFDFKLRVRRLSVALQPNTNVLGFGSRKRRKVCSGADRVRLGSFQLRCCCSDSVTPIRRTSGPGGNGGDKNDEWRFDAKKKPHSHTLRVRIQASPAAMPFASPPSFLKQEKFFPRCTPRNSGPQSRDTPPKRDTGIANEKDWGISLLNENINETGTNEDGSTWYRESGEELGENGYRCRWTKMGGQSHDTSSEWKETWWEKSDWTGYKELGVEKSGRNSEGDSWWETWQENLQQDEWSNIARIERSAQKQAKSGTENAGWYEKWWEKYDAKGWTEKGAHKYGRLNEQSWWEKWGEHYDGRGSVLKWTDKWAETELGTKWGDKWEERFFKGIGSRHGETWHVSPSGERWSRTWGEEHFGNGKVHKYGNSTTGESWDIVVDEETYYEAEPHYGWADVVGDSSQLLSIEPRARPPGVFPSLDFGTPPSPEAEQDSPDDLPPSQ